In Flammeovirgaceae bacterium 311, one DNA window encodes the following:
- a CDS encoding glycoside hydrolase family protein (COG1501 Alpha-glucosidases, family 31 of glycosyl hydrolases) has protein sequence MTRFYKLYSVLLLCSCFTLSVWAQQEGPVKNGGNVNAVQAEGQRISFTTDGGIFIELSVYSPSIIRVRMDRQALNEDFSYAVVAEPQQTRVNVSQNDQQLTIRTDSLQVRVQKNPFSIGFFTPDGRVINEDEQGLATSWIGEEVNTYKKMQEGERFIGLGEKTGGLNRRGSAYTNWNTDAFGYGTGQDPIYSTIPFYIGIHGGLNYGIFLDNTYRTNFNFGASNDRFSSFGAEGGEMDYYFIYHTRLADIITSYTALTGRMPMPPLWSLGYQQNRYSYYPETEVMRIAQTLREKKIPADGITLDIHYMDAYKLFTWDDNRFPDPVKMNNRLEEMGFKTTVIVDPGIKIEEGYAAYESGKKAGIFLKYPDGQLYAGQVWPGWTHFPDFTSEAGRAWWREQVKQFADQGIDGLWNDMNEIATWGQAMPSNVLFDYDGHLTTHKEGRNVYGLQMTRASYNGAREAMNKRPFLLTRAGFAGMQRYTAKWTGDNRSEDSHMLLGIRLLNSLGVSGVSFTGMDIGGFTGNPSVGLYARWIQLGAFTPYFRNHTAVNTKSSEPWAYGEEVTEIARNFINLRYRLLPYLYSGFHESAQTGMPVMRTLAIDYTHEPQVYSSEFENQYFFGEAFMVAPFESTTKFGKIYFPKGKWYDLYTGTVEQGGQEKIHQLAYNKLPVYVKESSIIPMQSLIQSTSETPTDTLTIHVYEGSIANQFVYYEDDGESFDYENGGFYRRLISYDPRKKSISFGEAEGSYKSKFNHIKVVMHGFGEGGRWRLNGKAARLMSSFVSFIDPISRFDPQGVSNPVEGYNVKSIVIRNENGRFSLTY, from the coding sequence ATGACAAGATTTTATAAATTATATAGCGTGTTATTGCTTTGCAGCTGCTTTACACTATCAGTATGGGCGCAGCAGGAGGGGCCTGTAAAAAATGGGGGCAACGTAAATGCTGTACAGGCAGAGGGGCAGCGTATTTCTTTTACTACAGACGGAGGTATTTTTATTGAATTATCTGTATACAGCCCTTCCATCATCAGGGTAAGAATGGATCGGCAGGCACTAAACGAGGATTTCTCCTATGCAGTAGTTGCTGAACCACAACAAACAAGGGTAAACGTAAGCCAGAATGATCAGCAGCTAACAATCCGGACTGATTCCCTGCAGGTAAGGGTACAGAAAAACCCTTTTTCTATTGGCTTCTTTACCCCCGATGGCCGGGTGATCAACGAAGATGAGCAGGGGCTCGCTACCTCATGGATTGGTGAGGAAGTAAACACCTATAAAAAAATGCAGGAGGGTGAGCGCTTTATTGGCCTGGGCGAAAAAACAGGTGGCCTTAACAGAAGAGGCAGCGCCTACACCAACTGGAATACCGATGCCTTCGGGTACGGTACCGGCCAGGATCCGATCTATTCAACCATTCCCTTCTACATAGGCATACATGGCGGACTGAACTATGGGATTTTCCTTGATAATACCTACCGGACCAATTTTAACTTTGGCGCCAGCAACGACCGCTTTTCTTCCTTTGGGGCTGAGGGCGGCGAAATGGACTACTACTTTATTTACCATACCCGCCTGGCCGATATCATTACCTCATACACAGCCCTGACCGGTCGTATGCCGATGCCTCCGCTCTGGAGCCTGGGTTACCAGCAAAACCGTTACTCTTACTATCCCGAAACTGAGGTGATGCGTATTGCGCAAACCCTGCGGGAGAAAAAAATACCAGCCGATGGTATTACCCTCGATATCCACTACATGGATGCCTATAAACTTTTTACCTGGGACGACAACCGTTTTCCCGACCCGGTAAAAATGAATAACAGGCTGGAGGAAATGGGTTTTAAGACTACTGTTATCGTAGATCCGGGCATCAAGATAGAGGAAGGTTATGCCGCCTACGAAAGCGGTAAGAAAGCCGGAATTTTCCTGAAGTACCCCGATGGTCAGCTGTACGCCGGCCAGGTCTGGCCAGGCTGGACTCATTTTCCCGATTTTACCAGTGAGGCAGGCCGTGCCTGGTGGCGGGAACAGGTAAAGCAGTTTGCCGATCAGGGCATTGATGGGCTCTGGAACGACATGAACGAAATTGCCACCTGGGGCCAGGCAATGCCCAGCAATGTACTGTTTGATTACGACGGGCACCTGACCACCCACAAGGAAGGCCGGAATGTGTATGGACTGCAAATGACCCGCGCCAGCTACAATGGTGCCCGCGAGGCCATGAACAAACGTCCTTTCCTGCTCACCCGCGCCGGTTTTGCAGGTATGCAGCGCTATACCGCCAAATGGACCGGCGATAACCGCTCCGAAGACAGCCATATGCTGCTGGGCATACGCCTGCTGAATAGCCTGGGCGTTAGTGGCGTTTCTTTTACAGGGATGGATATTGGAGGCTTTACCGGTAATCCATCTGTGGGCCTCTATGCCCGCTGGATTCAACTGGGAGCTTTTACGCCCTATTTCAGAAATCATACTGCTGTAAATACCAAATCATCTGAGCCATGGGCTTATGGCGAAGAAGTAACAGAAATAGCCCGCAATTTTATCAACCTGCGTTATAGGCTGCTGCCTTATCTGTATTCCGGTTTTCATGAGTCTGCCCAAACAGGTATGCCCGTAATGCGTACACTGGCCATCGATTATACACACGAGCCACAGGTATACAGCAGCGAATTTGAGAATCAGTATTTCTTTGGCGAAGCCTTTATGGTAGCACCCTTCGAGAGCACCACTAAATTTGGCAAGATCTACTTTCCAAAGGGCAAATGGTACGACCTCTACACCGGCACCGTAGAGCAGGGCGGACAGGAAAAAATTCATCAGCTGGCCTACAACAAGCTGCCGGTTTATGTAAAGGAGAGCAGCATCATCCCTATGCAATCGCTGATTCAGTCAACTTCAGAAACACCTACAGATACCCTTACGATCCATGTTTACGAGGGGAGCATAGCAAACCAGTTTGTGTATTATGAGGACGATGGCGAATCTTTTGATTATGAAAACGGGGGCTTTTACCGGAGGCTGATCAGCTACGATCCCCGCAAAAAGTCAATCAGTTTTGGAGAAGCAGAGGGCTCCTACAAATCTAAATTTAACCACATAAAAGTGGTGATGCATGGATTTGGAGAAGGCGGCCGATGGAGGCTGAATGGTAAAGCAGCAAGGCTTATGAGTAGTTTTGTTTCCTTCATAGATCCGATATCACGCTTTGATCCGCAAGGGGTCTCAAATCCGGTAGAAGGATATAATGTGAAAAGTATTGTGATCAGGAATGAGAACGGCAGGTTCTCTTTAACCTATTAA
- a CDS encoding 1,4-alpha-glucan-branching protein (COG0296 1,4-alpha-glucan branching enzyme): protein MEAGNTTLKLKSMIKSIRYLITLLILLFTLIPGFGQMVRIEPADAEADDEIKIIFNAKAGRGELAGASKVYMHSGVVTNNPQGTEWSIVKGNWGADDGVGAMTKVEGQEDLWEITLSPSARSYYGVAAGTNIYRLAMVFRNAAGDQKATIAAGTYDWGFVAGNGDIFVDITTGPYVLISQPQQDEIYIRQGENFTIQAEASAAVSAITLYIREGGAFVQKQQLSSGNTLTYAYKPTQSGEVAIKVVAVIEGVEVENTRIVQVHLHTAPLVQSLPAGIRKGINYHEEDPSKVSLVLEAPGKDFVYVVGDFTNWEVRADYQMKQTPDGELFWLEVIGLTPGQEYIFQYWVEGITKIGDPYADKVADPWNDQYITASTYPNLPQYDKTEYGIASVLQTDQDEYNWADTENSWTKPAKEELVIYEVLLRDFLETHNYRDLTDTLSYLKRLGVNAIELMPIMEFEGNISWGYNPMYHFAPDKYYGSKNELKQFLEAAHQQGMAVILDMVLNHAFGLSPLVKMYWDPVNSTVSAESPWFNPQATHPFNVGFDFNHESPYTQSFVDSVNLYWLEEYHFDGFRFDLSKGFTQTNNPNNVGAWSAYDASRVAILKRMADRIWAHTEDAYIILEHFADNQEEKELAEYRAAEDKGMLLWGNLNHAYSQNTMGFAQDSDIKWVYHGTRNWSVPHVVGYMESHDEERLMYRNLQYGNAAGTYNVKVEETALNRIKAAGLMFYTIPGPKMIWQFGELGYPVSINACEDGTISDNCRLSPKPTYWEQLDDPDNKSLFDHTADLLRLRNEYNVFTSGTATIAEDGLVRQLSLKNRANTTSPASTDEMNVHIVTNFNVSARNATVVFPHAGTWYDYYDGGKAVEVASGSLSLQLRPGMYKMYTDYPLDPDVVTGLPAAAKAIGLVLYPNPAYNLLTIVTEREQVQHLSISTLQGNSLSPRRVSATQWDISSLPAGFYVARVMVSGKSYHLKFMKR, encoded by the coding sequence ATGGAGGCGGGCAACACCACACTTAAATTAAAAAGCATGATAAAATCTATACGATATCTGATTACCCTTCTCATCCTGCTGTTTACGCTTATTCCGGGCTTTGGGCAAATGGTGCGGATAGAACCTGCAGACGCAGAAGCTGACGATGAAATCAAGATCATCTTCAACGCAAAGGCAGGAAGAGGAGAGCTGGCCGGGGCATCGAAGGTATATATGCACTCAGGGGTTGTCACTAATAATCCGCAGGGTACCGAATGGAGCATTGTAAAAGGCAATTGGGGTGCAGATGATGGGGTAGGTGCCATGACGAAGGTGGAGGGGCAGGAGGATCTGTGGGAAATTACCCTTTCGCCCTCTGCCAGGAGCTACTATGGTGTGGCCGCAGGCACCAACATATACCGGCTGGCCATGGTGTTCCGCAATGCTGCCGGAGATCAGAAGGCCACCATAGCAGCTGGCACCTATGACTGGGGGTTTGTCGCTGGCAATGGCGACATCTTTGTCGATATCACAACAGGGCCCTACGTACTCATTTCTCAGCCCCAGCAGGATGAGATTTACATCAGGCAGGGTGAAAACTTTACCATACAGGCAGAGGCTTCTGCTGCCGTTTCTGCCATAACGCTGTACATCAGGGAAGGAGGGGCTTTTGTGCAAAAACAGCAGCTAAGCAGCGGCAATACCCTTACTTATGCCTATAAACCAACCCAGTCTGGCGAAGTAGCCATTAAAGTAGTGGCGGTGATAGAGGGTGTTGAAGTAGAGAACACCAGGATAGTTCAGGTACACCTGCATACAGCACCCCTTGTTCAGTCCCTGCCTGCAGGTATCCGGAAGGGCATCAATTATCACGAGGAGGATCCCTCAAAAGTAAGCCTGGTGCTGGAGGCACCGGGTAAAGATTTTGTATATGTGGTAGGCGATTTCACCAACTGGGAGGTCAGGGCAGATTACCAGATGAAACAGACGCCCGATGGTGAACTGTTCTGGCTGGAGGTAATAGGCCTTACCCCCGGGCAGGAATATATTTTTCAATACTGGGTGGAAGGCATTACTAAAATAGGTGATCCCTATGCCGATAAGGTAGCCGATCCCTGGAACGATCAGTACATTACTGCCTCTACTTATCCCAATCTCCCCCAGTACGATAAAACAGAGTATGGCATTGCCTCTGTGCTGCAAACGGACCAGGATGAGTATAACTGGGCGGACACTGAAAACAGCTGGACCAAACCTGCCAAAGAAGAGCTGGTCATTTACGAGGTACTGCTGCGTGATTTCCTGGAAACACACAACTACAGGGACCTCACCGACACCCTTTCGTACCTAAAACGCCTGGGCGTGAATGCTATTGAACTGATGCCCATAATGGAGTTTGAAGGTAACATCAGCTGGGGTTATAACCCCATGTACCACTTTGCACCCGATAAATATTATGGTAGCAAAAATGAGCTGAAGCAATTCTTAGAAGCAGCCCACCAGCAGGGCATGGCTGTTATTCTGGATATGGTGCTGAACCATGCCTTCGGCTTAAGCCCCCTGGTGAAAATGTACTGGGACCCTGTCAACAGCACGGTATCAGCAGAATCGCCCTGGTTTAACCCACAGGCAACGCATCCCTTTAATGTAGGCTTCGATTTTAACCACGAGAGCCCCTATACCCAAAGCTTTGTAGACAGTGTGAACCTCTACTGGCTGGAGGAGTACCATTTCGACGGCTTCCGTTTTGACCTATCCAAAGGCTTTACCCAAACCAATAATCCTAACAATGTTGGGGCATGGTCGGCCTACGATGCCTCCAGGGTGGCAATCCTGAAGCGGATGGCTGACCGGATATGGGCGCATACAGAAGATGCCTATATTATCCTGGAACACTTTGCCGATAACCAGGAAGAAAAAGAACTGGCTGAATACCGGGCTGCGGAGGACAAAGGCATGCTGCTCTGGGGAAACCTGAACCATGCATACAGCCAGAATACCATGGGCTTTGCACAGGACTCTGATATTAAATGGGTGTACCATGGCACCCGGAACTGGTCTGTACCCCATGTGGTAGGCTACATGGAAAGCCATGATGAAGAGCGCCTTATGTACAGAAACCTGCAGTATGGAAATGCAGCAGGCACCTACAACGTAAAAGTGGAGGAAACGGCCCTGAACAGGATAAAGGCAGCAGGCCTGATGTTCTATACCATTCCCGGCCCTAAAATGATCTGGCAGTTTGGCGAGCTGGGCTATCCGGTTAGCATCAATGCATGCGAGGATGGGACCATTAGCGATAACTGCAGGCTTTCTCCCAAACCTACCTATTGGGAGCAGCTGGATGATCCAGATAATAAAAGCCTGTTTGATCACACTGCCGATCTGCTGCGTTTAAGAAACGAATACAACGTTTTTACGAGCGGAACGGCCACTATTGCAGAAGATGGGCTGGTAAGGCAGCTTAGCCTGAAAAATAGGGCAAATACCACCTCCCCGGCCAGTACCGATGAAATGAATGTGCACATCGTTACCAACTTCAACGTAAGTGCCCGAAATGCAACTGTTGTGTTTCCGCATGCAGGCACCTGGTACGACTACTACGACGGTGGCAAAGCCGTTGAGGTAGCTTCAGGATCCCTTTCGCTGCAGTTAAGGCCTGGCATGTACAAAATGTACACCGATTACCCCCTGGATCCGGATGTGGTCACCGGCCTTCCGGCTGCTGCAAAAGCCATTGGGCTGGTATTGTATCCCAATCCTGCGTATAACCTCCTAACGATTGTAACAGAAAGGGAGCAGGTACAGC
- a CDS encoding alpha amylase (COG0366 Glycosidases) — MTNPNLQLIVHGDKIASREVSLDYPGVTLVKVHKVENPNYLFLDLQIAPDANPGNFPISFTQKGKKKLSYSYELKPRENAPERITGVTDQDFVYLIMPDRFANGDKTNDVVKGMQETTLNRDSMYYRHGGDIQGIINHLDYLEELGITALWLNPVLENDQPRTSYHGYANTENYKIDPRFGSNELYRQLGDELQKRNMKLIKDLVHNHVGSQHWTVRDMPTKDWVHQWPEYTKTSYKDQVLFDPYASEADKKQMTDGWFDSHMPDMNQDNPFVRNYITQSHIWWIEYAGLDGFRLDTYAYNNLDYMAAWGRAIKEEYPQFTFFGETWVHGVPNQVYFTQGKTVNQPLDTELQGVTDFQALWGINEALNGEWGWTDGVNKLYNTLAGDYQYQDATRNVVFLDNHDISRFYSVVGEDFTKFKSGIAWLLTTRGIPQLYYGTEILMKNFADPDGKVREDFSGGWEADKENKFRAAGRNEQENEAFNYVKKLANYRKQNPVLQTGKMMQYVPEEAVYVYFRYNDDQTVMVVMNTASEERKLDTSRFSERTAGFGKAQNILTGEVLNTSDTINIPAKTTLVLELNDQAD; from the coding sequence ATGACTAATCCAAACCTGCAGCTCATTGTGCATGGCGATAAAATAGCCTCCAGGGAGGTAAGCCTTGATTACCCCGGAGTTACCCTGGTTAAAGTGCATAAGGTAGAAAACCCAAACTATCTGTTCCTGGATCTGCAAATTGCACCTGATGCCAACCCCGGCAATTTCCCCATCTCCTTTACCCAAAAAGGCAAAAAGAAGCTTAGCTACAGTTACGAGCTGAAGCCCCGGGAGAATGCACCAGAGCGAATTACCGGCGTTACCGACCAGGATTTTGTTTACCTGATCATGCCCGACCGTTTTGCCAATGGCGATAAAACCAATGATGTGGTAAAAGGGATGCAGGAAACCACCCTGAACCGCGACTCTATGTATTATCGCCATGGTGGTGACATTCAGGGGATCATTAACCACCTGGATTACCTGGAGGAGCTGGGCATAACTGCCCTGTGGCTCAACCCGGTGCTGGAGAACGATCAGCCCAGAACCTCTTACCATGGCTATGCCAATACCGAAAACTATAAGATAGACCCCCGCTTTGGTAGCAATGAGCTCTACCGCCAGTTGGGTGATGAGCTTCAGAAGCGGAACATGAAGCTCATCAAGGACCTGGTGCACAACCATGTGGGCAGCCAGCACTGGACGGTAAGGGATATGCCTACCAAAGACTGGGTGCACCAGTGGCCGGAATATACCAAGACCAGCTACAAAGATCAGGTCTTATTCGATCCCTATGCCTCTGAGGCAGACAAAAAACAAATGACCGATGGCTGGTTCGACAGCCATATGCCTGATATGAACCAGGACAACCCCTTTGTGCGGAACTACATTACCCAAAGCCACATCTGGTGGATAGAATATGCCGGTTTGGATGGGTTCAGGCTTGATACCTATGCCTACAACAACCTGGATTATATGGCAGCGTGGGGCAGAGCCATCAAGGAGGAGTACCCGCAGTTTACCTTCTTTGGCGAAACCTGGGTTCATGGCGTACCCAACCAGGTTTATTTTACCCAGGGCAAAACTGTTAACCAGCCGCTGGATACCGAACTTCAGGGCGTAACGGATTTTCAGGCACTCTGGGGCATCAACGAAGCCCTGAATGGAGAATGGGGCTGGACCGATGGCGTGAACAAACTCTACAATACCCTGGCCGGTGATTATCAGTACCAGGATGCCACCCGCAATGTGGTATTCCTGGATAACCACGACATAAGCCGTTTTTACTCGGTGGTGGGAGAAGATTTCACTAAGTTCAAATCAGGCATTGCCTGGCTGCTAACCACCCGGGGCATTCCGCAGCTCTATTACGGCACCGAAATCCTGATGAAGAACTTTGCTGATCCGGATGGTAAAGTACGTGAAGATTTTAGTGGCGGGTGGGAAGCAGACAAGGAGAATAAGTTTAGGGCTGCAGGGCGTAATGAGCAGGAAAATGAAGCTTTCAACTATGTAAAAAAACTTGCCAATTACAGAAAGCAAAACCCGGTACTGCAGACAGGTAAAATGATGCAGTATGTGCCCGAAGAGGCCGTATATGTGTACTTCCGTTACAATGATGATCAAACCGTAATGGTGGTCATGAACACAGCATCAGAAGAAAGAAAGCTCGATACCAGCCGGTTTAGTGAAAGAACAGCCGGCTTTGGCAAAGCACAGAACATCCTAACCGGCGAAGTGCTGAACACATCAGACACCATAAACATTCCGGCAAAAACCACCCTGGTGCTGGAACTGAATGACCAGGCGGATTAG